One genomic window of Streptomonospora nanhaiensis includes the following:
- a CDS encoding IclR family transcriptional regulator, which translates to MAAGREKETVTDRTLDVLEALAHTSRLADIAAATDLPKPTVHRILQRMVARDFVRTDGQGHYTGGPRVLSLAGRYMRQLDLPQRSYPVLNRLQQSTEWTVHLAVLTGDEAVYAAKLEGSKPYHLASRVGMQLALHCTSVGKAMLARLPEDRVHALLQRTGMPSRTPNTITDEERLRAELETVRARGYAEDREENELGVHAVGAAITDYTGEVVAGVSAAALVHLPTEGTAAWRGEQVAAAAHEISRLLGAS; encoded by the coding sequence ATGGCTGCTGGGCGTGAGAAGGAGACGGTGACGGATCGGACGCTGGACGTCCTGGAAGCGCTGGCGCACACCTCGCGGCTGGCCGACATCGCGGCGGCCACGGACCTGCCCAAGCCGACCGTGCACCGCATCCTGCAGCGGATGGTGGCGCGCGACTTCGTCCGCACCGACGGGCAGGGCCACTACACCGGCGGGCCGCGCGTGCTGTCGCTGGCGGGCCGCTACATGCGCCAGCTCGACCTGCCGCAGCGCTCCTACCCGGTGCTGAACCGGCTCCAGCAGAGCACCGAGTGGACCGTGCACCTGGCCGTGCTCACCGGAGACGAGGCCGTCTACGCCGCCAAGCTGGAGGGTTCCAAGCCCTACCACCTGGCGTCGCGGGTGGGCATGCAGCTGGCGCTGCACTGCACCTCGGTCGGCAAGGCGATGCTGGCGCGGCTGCCGGAGGACCGCGTGCACGCGCTGCTGCAGCGCACCGGGATGCCGTCCCGGACCCCGAACACCATCACCGACGAGGAGCGGCTGCGCGCGGAGTTGGAGACGGTGCGCGCGCGGGGCTACGCCGAGGACCGCGAGGAGAACGAGCTGGGTGTCCACGCGGTGGGCGCCGCCATCACCGACTACACCGGCGAGGTGGTGGCGGGGGTCAGCGCCGCCGCCCTGGTGCACCTGCCCACGGAGGGGACCGCGGCCTGGCGCGGCGAGCAGGTCGCGGCGGCGGCCCACGAGATCTCCCGCCTCCTGGGGGCCTCTTGA
- a CDS encoding GIDE domain-containing protein, translated as MLVIIGVALLLGALVLAPPAVLALRRWSHQRDVEQVRPRAFTGQVGSVVTVSGVAVPGPAGPIESRLARHDCVWHGHEVLRHYWSLTQDSDTGERVRVRDCDSIADYASTERFGIVADPERRRDPMPVLVEPEDAALKGADLCLQRVVGRPQRGVPAPADDLLPRVKGRISGLFRGETIEFEYREWILRPGEPVVVTGLLELREGHPVITAPPDGRLRIEHGRPAEEPQAVGGTNALLLCGGAVVSACAGLLLTLAGA; from the coding sequence ATGCTGGTGATCATCGGGGTGGCCCTCCTGCTCGGCGCGCTGGTGCTGGCACCGCCGGCGGTGCTGGCGCTGCGCCGGTGGTCGCACCAGCGCGACGTGGAGCAGGTCCGGCCGCGCGCCTTCACCGGCCAGGTGGGCAGCGTGGTCACGGTGTCGGGGGTGGCGGTGCCGGGGCCGGCCGGGCCGATCGAGTCGCGGCTGGCACGCCACGACTGCGTGTGGCACGGCCACGAGGTGCTGCGGCACTACTGGTCGCTGACGCAGGACTCGGACACGGGCGAGCGGGTGCGGGTGCGCGACTGCGACTCCATCGCCGACTACGCCTCCACGGAGCGGTTCGGGATCGTCGCCGACCCCGAGCGCCGCCGCGACCCGATGCCGGTGCTGGTGGAGCCCGAGGACGCCGCCCTCAAGGGCGCGGACCTGTGCCTGCAGCGCGTGGTGGGGCGGCCGCAGCGGGGGGTGCCGGCTCCGGCCGACGACCTGCTGCCGCGGGTGAAGGGCCGCATCTCGGGGCTGTTCCGCGGCGAGACGATCGAGTTCGAGTACCGCGAGTGGATCCTGCGCCCGGGGGAGCCGGTGGTGGTGACCGGTCTTTTGGAGTTGCGCGAGGGCCACCCGGTGATCACGGCGCCGCCGGACGGCCGCCTGCGCATCGAGCACGGCCGCCCCGCCGAGGAGCCGCAGGCGGTCGGCGGGACCAACGCGCTGCTGCTGTGCGGCGGAGCGGTGGTGTCGGCGTGCGCGGGGCTGCTGCTGACGCTGGCGGGGGCCTGA
- a CDS encoding PadR family transcriptional regulator — translation MSLRHGLLGLLAEGPASGYDLARRFQESLGLVWPAQHPRIYVELTRLAKEGLAEVESHGPRGRKAYRITDAGMAEVRQWLTTEDTDHALRMETLQRAYFCWLMEPGERTAYLQRERAHFTAMAATLRGYAESKDRGEWGSAPPTRAMRVAIEAGIRVNEALADWARWAEEADVMSDTGFGTHPAGALGEGEGPGEGGAAGTGRGTDTEDGAPRGREAGGGRGPGAGAAPHEDEEPMS, via the coding sequence ATGTCGTTGCGCCACGGACTGCTGGGTCTGCTCGCTGAGGGCCCCGCGAGCGGCTACGACCTCGCGCGTCGTTTCCAGGAGTCCCTGGGGCTGGTGTGGCCCGCTCAGCACCCGCGCATCTACGTCGAGCTGACCCGGCTGGCGAAGGAAGGGCTGGCCGAGGTCGAGAGCCACGGGCCGCGCGGGCGCAAGGCGTACCGCATCACCGACGCCGGGATGGCCGAGGTGCGGCAGTGGCTCACGACCGAGGACACCGACCACGCCCTGCGGATGGAGACCCTGCAGCGCGCCTACTTCTGCTGGCTGATGGAGCCGGGCGAGCGCACGGCCTACCTGCAGCGGGAGCGCGCCCACTTCACGGCGATGGCGGCGACGCTGCGCGGCTACGCGGAGTCCAAGGACCGCGGCGAGTGGGGGAGCGCCCCGCCGACGCGCGCGATGCGGGTGGCGATCGAGGCCGGGATCAGGGTGAACGAGGCGCTGGCGGACTGGGCGCGGTGGGCGGAGGAGGCCGACGTGATGTCGGACACGGGATTCGGCACACACCCGGCCGGGGCCCTCGGCGAAGGCGAGGGGCCGGGGGAGGGCGGGGCCGCGGGCACGGGCAGGGGGACGGACACGGAGGACGGCGCGCCGCGCGGCCGGGAGGCCGGCGGCGGGCGCGGACCGGGCGCCGGGGCCGCGCCGCACGAGGACGAGGAACCGATGTCCTGA
- a CDS encoding nitrobindin family protein — protein MQPEVHPDLEKLSFLIGRWEGVGVAGYADMDEFQFGQEIEFTNDGGPCLTYRSRVWRLTSDGSLADLWTSESGYWRCRTAEAARPAEPDAAPVHVEALIAHPEGYSEVYLGTVFATRVELVTDAVLRTETGEQVTAGRRLYGLFGDQRETLGYAWDMAARGHEIRSFMSAQFKQVS, from the coding sequence ATGCAGCCCGAGGTGCACCCCGATCTGGAGAAGCTGTCGTTTTTGATCGGTCGCTGGGAAGGCGTCGGCGTCGCCGGCTACGCGGACATGGACGAGTTCCAGTTCGGCCAGGAGATCGAGTTCACCAACGACGGCGGCCCCTGCCTGACCTACCGCAGCCGCGTGTGGCGGCTGACGTCCGACGGCTCCCTCGCCGACCTGTGGACGTCGGAGTCCGGCTACTGGCGCTGCCGCACGGCCGAGGCCGCGCGGCCCGCCGAGCCCGACGCCGCCCCGGTGCACGTCGAGGCCCTGATCGCCCACCCCGAGGGCTACAGCGAGGTCTACCTCGGCACGGTGTTCGCCACCCGCGTGGAACTGGTGACCGACGCGGTGCTGCGCACCGAGACCGGTGAGCAGGTCACCGCCGGCCGCCGCCTCTACGGCCTTTTCGGCGACCAGCGCGAGACCCTGGGCTACGCCTGGGACATGGCGGCGCGCGGGCACGAGATCCGCTCGTTCATGTCGGCGCAGTTCAAGCAGGTGAGCTGA
- a CDS encoding DsrE family protein yields the protein MDRTLVIKATAGHDDPERCNQAFTVAAAAVASGVQVSLWLTGEASWFAVPGRAAEFSLPHAAPLPDLLESVLAAGSITVCTQCAARRELTQADLIDGVRIAGAPTFVEEITRDGAQALVY from the coding sequence ATGGACCGCACTCTCGTGATCAAGGCCACCGCGGGCCACGACGACCCCGAGCGCTGCAACCAGGCGTTCACGGTCGCTGCGGCGGCGGTGGCCAGCGGCGTGCAGGTGTCGCTGTGGCTGACCGGAGAGGCGTCGTGGTTCGCGGTGCCGGGCCGCGCCGCCGAGTTCTCCCTCCCGCACGCCGCCCCGCTGCCGGACCTGCTGGAGTCGGTGCTGGCCGCCGGTTCGATCACGGTCTGCACCCAGTGCGCCGCCCGCCGCGAACTCACCCAGGCCGACCTCATCGACGGCGTCCGCATCGCCGGAGCCCCCACCTTCGTCGAGGAGATCACCCGGGACGGCGCCCAGGCCCTGGTGTACTGA
- a CDS encoding response regulator transcription factor yields the protein MTASDSGQPAARPAEPIRVAIVDDDPLLRAGLAMMLGGAPDLAVVGEAGDGSEVPALVERHRPDVVLMDIRMPVVDGLSATEALRARGRAPEVVVLTTFDADEHVLRALRAGAAGFVLKDTPPAEIVEAVRRVARGEPVLSPPVIRRLIARAAGPGAEEDRRRARARERLERLNDREREVAVAVGAGASNAEISASLHVSVPTVKTHVSRILAKLGLSNRVQVALLVHDAGWAEDAEP from the coding sequence ATGACCGCCTCCGACTCCGGGCAGCCCGCGGCGCGGCCCGCCGAGCCCATCCGTGTCGCCATCGTGGACGACGATCCGCTGCTGCGCGCCGGGCTGGCGATGATGCTGGGCGGTGCGCCGGACCTGGCAGTGGTGGGTGAGGCGGGCGACGGCTCGGAGGTGCCCGCGCTGGTGGAGCGGCACCGGCCCGACGTGGTGCTGATGGACATCCGGATGCCGGTGGTGGACGGGCTGTCGGCCACGGAGGCGCTGCGGGCGCGGGGCCGGGCGCCCGAGGTGGTCGTGCTGACGACGTTCGACGCCGACGAGCACGTGCTGCGCGCGCTGCGCGCCGGTGCGGCGGGGTTCGTGCTGAAGGACACCCCGCCGGCGGAGATCGTGGAGGCGGTGCGGCGGGTCGCGCGGGGCGAGCCGGTGCTGTCGCCGCCGGTGATCCGCCGCCTGATCGCCCGCGCGGCGGGTCCGGGTGCGGAGGAGGACCGCCGCCGCGCGCGGGCGCGGGAGCGGCTGGAGCGGTTGAACGACCGCGAACGCGAGGTGGCGGTGGCGGTGGGCGCGGGGGCGTCCAACGCGGAGATCAGCGCGTCGCTGCACGTGAGCGTGCCGACGGTGAAGACCCACGTGTCTCGGATCCTGGCCAAGCTGGGGCTGTCGAACCGGGTGCAGGTCGCGCTGCTCGTGCATGACGCGGGCTGGGCGGAGGACGCCGAACCCTAG
- a CDS encoding SDR family NAD(P)-dependent oxidoreductase: MSPSSAAPQSRPRTVVLVGVSSGIGRHAALRLGRQGHRLLLVGRDSRRGESVAAAVNARAGDPRRAVFIAGDVSTRAGIEAVVERVTALTDRVDTLLNNAGVMLPGRQITAEGHEMHFAVHHLAPWTMTGLLLPLLERGDGRIVNTGSEGHHTTLTGMRVALDFDDLESERYSMFQAYSRSKLANLLFTYEFHRRYPRFTTAAVHPGMVSTRLIRGAGLRNPPLWLLYQAMRPTLLRPSQGGRPLAHLATAPDIANGRYYDRFTPRASSAASMNEADARRLWEITESLRGPLEPSPAPDGVGGGDMPGG, encoded by the coding sequence ATGAGTCCGTCCTCGGCCGCCCCTCAATCCCGCCCGCGCACCGTCGTGCTGGTCGGCGTGTCCTCGGGGATCGGCCGCCACGCCGCCCTGCGGCTCGGCCGGCAGGGCCACCGCCTCCTCCTCGTGGGCCGCGACTCCCGGCGCGGGGAATCCGTGGCGGCGGCCGTCAACGCGCGCGCGGGCGACCCGCGCCGCGCCGTGTTCATCGCCGGCGACGTCTCCACGCGCGCCGGGATCGAGGCGGTGGTGGAGCGCGTCACCGCCCTGACCGACCGCGTGGACACGCTCCTCAACAACGCCGGGGTCATGCTGCCCGGCCGGCAGATCACCGCCGAGGGCCACGAGATGCACTTCGCGGTGCACCACCTCGCGCCCTGGACCATGACCGGGCTGCTGCTGCCGCTGCTGGAGCGCGGCGACGGGCGCATCGTCAACACCGGCTCCGAGGGGCACCACACGACGCTGACCGGGATGCGGGTGGCGCTGGACTTCGACGACCTGGAGAGCGAGCGGTACTCGATGTTCCAGGCCTACAGCCGGAGCAAGCTGGCCAACCTGCTCTTCACCTACGAGTTCCACCGCCGGTATCCCCGCTTCACGACCGCGGCCGTGCACCCGGGAATGGTCAGCACCCGGCTGATCCGGGGGGCGGGGCTGCGCAACCCGCCGCTGTGGCTGCTCTACCAGGCGATGCGGCCGACACTGCTGCGGCCCTCGCAGGGCGGCAGGCCGCTGGCGCACCTGGCCACCGCGCCCGACATCGCCAACGGCCGCTACTACGACCGGTTCACCCCGCGCGCCTCGTCGGCGGCGTCGATGAACGAGGCCGACGCCCGGCGCCTGTGGGAGATCACCGAGTCCCTGCGCGGACCGCTGGAGCCGAGCCCGGCCCCCGACGGGGTTGGCGGAGGCGACATGCCGGGCGGCTGA
- a CDS encoding SDR family oxidoreductase, whose amino-acid sequence MADATTSAAVLITGATGGVGIEAVRALTAKGFRVYAAARNPDAVPRGAGIHPVRLDVTDPAGVAAAADELRAQGVTSLRAVVNNAGIIVQGPLEVVPDDELHRQFDVNVYGPARVIRAFLPMLRAGQGRIVNITAGTARMAVPYLAPISASKAALQSMSDALRVELAHLGVDVVVVEPGTMDTPIFATAAEAAAKAQAGADPAVLALYRDQVAAMERVQASGKPGPPRLVADAIVTAVTATRPKARYSVGGDTRVLGLLSSLPLRTRDRLVRQAIGLDKAAAANTAGAAK is encoded by the coding sequence ATGGCGGACGCCACCACGTCTGCGGCCGTACTGATCACCGGCGCCACCGGGGGCGTCGGCATCGAGGCCGTCCGCGCGCTGACCGCGAAGGGCTTCCGCGTCTACGCCGCGGCCCGCAACCCCGACGCGGTGCCGCGCGGCGCCGGGATCCACCCGGTCCGGCTCGACGTCACCGACCCCGCCGGGGTCGCCGCCGCAGCCGACGAGCTCCGCGCCCAGGGCGTCACATCGCTGCGCGCCGTCGTCAACAACGCCGGAATCATCGTCCAGGGCCCCCTGGAGGTCGTTCCCGACGACGAACTGCACCGCCAGTTCGACGTCAACGTCTACGGCCCCGCACGCGTCATCCGCGCGTTCCTGCCGATGCTGCGCGCCGGACAGGGCCGCATCGTCAACATCACCGCCGGCACCGCCCGCATGGCGGTCCCCTACCTCGCCCCCATCTCGGCGAGCAAGGCCGCGCTGCAGTCCATGTCCGACGCCCTGCGCGTGGAGCTGGCGCACCTGGGCGTGGACGTGGTCGTCGTCGAACCCGGCACGATGGACACCCCGATCTTCGCCACCGCCGCCGAGGCCGCGGCCAAGGCCCAGGCCGGCGCCGACCCCGCCGTGCTCGCGCTCTACCGCGACCAGGTCGCGGCCATGGAGCGCGTGCAGGCCAGCGGCAAGCCCGGCCCGCCGCGCCTGGTCGCCGACGCGATCGTCACCGCCGTCACCGCCACCCGCCCCAAGGCGCGCTACAGCGTCGGCGGCGACACCCGCGTCCTGGGGCTGCTCAGCTCACTACCGCTGCGCACCCGCGACCGCCTCGTCCGCCAGGCCATAGGGCTCGACAAGGCCGCCGCGGCCAACACCGCCGGCGCCGCCAAGTAG
- a CDS encoding TIGR03619 family F420-dependent LLM class oxidoreductase, with the protein MRFGVNILNFTSGTTPDTLLRWARYAEERGFHSAMISDHVAITPDVAQVYPAPFYDPFTTLAWLAGQTRRVELGTTVAILPYRHPLHTARVTANIDRFSGGRLILGVGVSWPRQEYAALGVPFHRRGAITDEYLEVITRAWREEEFSFAGEFVSFERAATGPLPVRVPPVWVGGASPAALRRAVRYGDAWHPLNQRMADLREGLAALRRAAAEAGRERPPEFAPRLPLLVTDGPIDGEDRLVGQGTLDQIRRDLDELAELGAEHVLFDTYPGSPDRFRPVEEDLAMLDRMVEQVLPRVA; encoded by the coding sequence ATGCGCTTCGGCGTCAACATCCTCAACTTCACGTCCGGCACCACCCCCGACACCCTGCTGCGGTGGGCGCGCTACGCCGAGGAACGCGGGTTCCACTCCGCGATGATCTCCGACCACGTCGCCATCACGCCCGACGTGGCCCAGGTCTACCCGGCGCCCTTCTACGACCCGTTCACCACGCTCGCCTGGCTGGCGGGCCAGACCCGGCGCGTCGAACTGGGCACGACCGTGGCGATCCTGCCCTACCGCCACCCCCTGCACACCGCCCGCGTCACCGCCAACATCGACCGGTTCAGCGGCGGCCGGCTGATCCTGGGCGTGGGCGTGAGCTGGCCGCGCCAGGAGTACGCGGCCCTGGGCGTGCCGTTCCACCGGCGCGGCGCGATCACCGACGAGTACCTGGAGGTCATCACGCGCGCCTGGCGTGAGGAGGAGTTCTCCTTCGCCGGGGAGTTCGTGTCGTTCGAGCGCGCCGCCACCGGGCCGCTGCCGGTGCGCGTCCCGCCGGTGTGGGTGGGCGGGGCGAGCCCGGCCGCACTGCGGCGCGCGGTGCGCTACGGCGACGCCTGGCACCCGCTCAACCAGCGCATGGCCGACCTGCGCGAGGGCCTGGCCGCGCTGCGCCGCGCCGCGGCCGAGGCCGGCCGGGAGCGGCCGCCGGAGTTCGCGCCGCGGCTGCCGCTGCTGGTCACGGACGGCCCCATCGACGGCGAGGACCGTCTTGTGGGCCAGGGCACGCTGGACCAGATCCGCCGCGACCTCGACGAGCTGGCCGAGCTGGGCGCCGAGCACGTGCTGTTCGACACCTACCCCGGCAGCCCGGACCGCTTCCGGCCGGTGGAGGAGGACCTGGCGATGCTCGACCGGATGGTGGAGCAGGTCCTGCCGCGGGTGGCGTAG
- a CDS encoding sensor histidine kinase — protein sequence MDGPAPPSQPAPARPGGGPPAPGATAPGATARAHRRRGLREWVVDIGLFTVAVLYGLAWAIALEEDPEVSDVALIREQTACVLACAALWLRRRWPVGLALGLIPLSSYATLADGAQFVALFTVAVHRPAKVAAPVGTAVVVAQALYFGLYLLLAGNPDAPDDDMLWIVGFTAITVLAVLGWGMMVRHRRQLVVSLRERAVRAEAEAQLRAEQAQMRAREQIAREMHDVLGHRLSLLSVQAGALEYRPDAPPEEVARAAAVIRGSAHQALQDLREVIGVLRAPVGELPQPTLADVRSLVAESVEAGTPVTLEEAVAGRAPDTVGRTAYRIVQEGLTNARRHAPGAAVRVVLRGAAGDGLEVEVRNGAAPAHGPGRPGSSAPSPDPVAAPAPTAGGGVGAGAGVGAPGGGQGLIGLAERVSLAGGRLTHGPDGEGGFRLAAWLPWPV from the coding sequence ATGGACGGCCCCGCGCCCCCTTCCCAGCCCGCCCCGGCCCGGCCCGGCGGCGGCCCGCCCGCACCCGGCGCCACGGCACCCGGCGCCACCGCGCGCGCCCACCGGCGGCGCGGCCTGCGCGAGTGGGTCGTGGACATCGGCCTGTTCACGGTCGCCGTGCTCTACGGGCTGGCCTGGGCGATCGCCCTGGAGGAGGACCCCGAGGTCTCCGACGTCGCGCTGATCCGCGAGCAGACCGCGTGCGTCCTCGCCTGCGCCGCGCTGTGGCTGCGCCGCCGCTGGCCGGTGGGCCTGGCGCTGGGCCTCATCCCGCTGTCGTCCTACGCGACGCTCGCCGACGGCGCCCAGTTCGTCGCGCTGTTCACGGTCGCGGTGCACCGGCCCGCCAAGGTCGCGGCGCCCGTGGGGACGGCGGTCGTCGTCGCCCAGGCGCTGTACTTCGGGCTGTACCTGCTGCTCGCCGGAAATCCGGACGCGCCCGACGACGACATGCTGTGGATCGTCGGCTTCACCGCCATCACGGTGCTGGCGGTGCTGGGCTGGGGGATGATGGTCCGCCACCGGCGGCAACTGGTGGTGTCGCTGCGCGAGCGGGCGGTGCGCGCCGAGGCCGAGGCGCAGCTGCGGGCCGAGCAGGCGCAGATGCGGGCGCGCGAGCAGATCGCCCGCGAGATGCACGACGTGCTGGGGCACCGGCTGTCGCTGCTGAGCGTGCAAGCGGGCGCGCTGGAGTACCGCCCCGACGCGCCCCCCGAGGAGGTCGCGCGTGCGGCGGCGGTGATCCGGGGCAGCGCCCACCAGGCGCTGCAGGACCTGCGGGAGGTCATCGGTGTGCTGCGGGCGCCGGTGGGTGAGCTGCCGCAGCCGACGCTGGCCGACGTGCGGAGCCTGGTGGCGGAGTCGGTGGAGGCGGGCACCCCGGTGACGCTGGAGGAGGCGGTGGCGGGGCGCGCGCCCGACACGGTGGGGCGCACGGCCTACCGGATCGTGCAGGAGGGGCTGACCAACGCCCGCAGGCACGCGCCGGGCGCCGCGGTGCGGGTGGTGCTGCGCGGCGCGGCCGGCGACGGCCTGGAGGTGGAGGTGCGCAACGGCGCGGCGCCGGCGCACGGCCCAGGCCGTCCGGGGTCCTCGGCGCCGTCCCCGGACCCGGTTGCGGCCCCCGCCCCGACTGCGGGCGGCGGTGTCGGCGCCGGTGCCGGAGTCGGCGCCCCCGGCGGGGGCCAGGGCCTCATCGGGCTGGCCGAGCGGGTGTCGCTGGCGGGCGGGCGCCTGACCCACGGGCCTGACGGCGAGGGCGGGTTTCGCCTGGCGGCCTGGCTACCCTGGCCCGTATGA